CGTCGGAAGGCGCAACTGCTCGCCGCCCGACCGGACCTCGACGTGCGACCGCTCCGGGGCAACGTCGACACGCGCGCCGAGAAGTTGCTCGCGCCGTCGCTCCAGCGCGAACACGAGGCGCGCCTCGAAGCCGAGGAGGCGGAGGAGGGAGAAGAGGCGGACGGCACCGACGAGCGAACCACCGAGGAGTGGTTCGACGGTCTCTCCGAGCTGGAGCGGCGGGCGCTCGGCCGCGAGGTCGAGACGGCGTTCGACGCCGTCGTCCTGGCCGAGGCGGGGCTGTACCGCTCGGGGCTGACGAACCACCTCTCGTTCCAGCAGCTCTCGCCCACGACGTTCGTTCCGGCGGCGGGGCAGGGCGCGCTCGCCGTGACGGCCAGCGATCCGGACGTGATCGGACGCCTCCACGACGCGCTCGACCACCCGCCGACGCGCGTGACGACGACCGTCGAGCGCACGGTGCTGAAACACCTCGGCGGCGGCTGCATCGCCCCTATCGGCGTCCACGCGCGCCTACAGGGCGAGCACGTCGCCGTCGTCGTGCGCGTGCTCGCCCCCGACGGGAGCGAGGAGGTGCGCGAGACGCGATCGCTCTCCGTGGAGAAACACCCCGAGGAGGCCCGCCGCTTCGCCGAGGCGCTCCGCGAGCGCGGCGCGGCCGACCTGATCGAGGACGCCCGCCGGACGACGGCGGGCACCCGCGAGGAGTGAGATGAGCGACGATCCCCACGAACCCGACGCAGTCGGCCGCGTCTACCTCGTCGGCAGCGGTCCCGGCGACCCCGACCTGCTCACGGTGAAGGCCCGCCGACTACTGGAGGAGGCCGACGTCGTCCTCCACGACAAGCTACCGGGACCCGACGTGATCGACCTGATCCCCGAGGGACGGGACGAGGACGTCGGCAAGCGCGCCGGCGGCGAGCGCACCGCACAGGAGTACACCAACGAGCGACTGGTCGAACTCGCCCGCGAGGGGAAGACCGTCGTCCGGCTGAAGGGCGGCGACCCGTTCGTCTTCGGGCGCGGCGGCGAGGAGGCAGAGCACCTCGCGGCCAGCGGAATCCCCTTCGAGGTCGTCCCGGGGGTCACCAGCGCCGTCGCCGGGCCGGGGGTCGCGGGTATCCCCGTCACCCACCGCGATCACGCCTCGTCGGTGACGTTCGTGACGGGCCACGAGGACCCGACCAAGGCGGAGTCCGCGGTGAACTGGGAGGCGCTCGCGGCGACCGGCGGGACGCTCGTCGTGCTGATGGGCGTCGGGAGGCTCCCCGACTACGTCGGCGCGCTCCGAGCGGCCGGGATGGCCCCCGAGACGCCCGTCGCGCTGATCGAGCGGGCGACGTGGCCCGACCAGCGCGTCGCCGTCGGCACGCTCGCGACGATCGTCGAGGTGCGCGATCGCGAGGGGATCGAACCGCCCGCCATCACCGTCGTCGGCGAGGTCGCGGCGACCCGCGAGCGCGTTGCCGACTTCCTCGAAAACGAGGTGAACGATCGATGAACGCGCCGCTTGAACGAGTGAAGGAGCCGGGAGAGAGATCGAGAACGCCTTCGAAGCCCTCGCACTCTCGACTCGTGCGCCTCGCTGCGCGCGCTCGCTCGCTACGCTCGTTCGCGTGCTTGCGTCGGCGTACTTCGCCGAGAGCGCTCGCCCTTCGAGTCCGCCAGGGGTGCCGGACGCGGGGGATCGTACTGGCGGATGGCACGCCCGAGGTGATGTCCCGTGCATAGGGTAGCTGTCTTCCGACCCAACGACGAGCGTCTCGCGCGGGCGTGCGACCTCCTGTGCGACCTCGACGCCGTGCCCGTGGCCGATCCGATGCTCGCGGTCGAACCGACGGGCGCGACCCCCCGCGAGGACGCCGACTACGTCGTCCTCACGAGCAAGACCGGCGCGGAACTGGTCGCCGAGGCGGGGTGGCGTCCGGCCGACGACGCGACGGTCTGCGCCATCGGCGAGCGGACCGCCGACGCGCTCCGGCGGGCGGGCTACCGCGTCGACCTGGTCCCCGAGGAGTTCTCCTCCTCGGGCCTGGTGGCGGCGCTGCGCGACCGCGCGGCGGGGGCGCGCGTCGAGGTCGCCCGGAGCGACCACGGCTCGCCGGTGCTCACCGACGGCCTGAACGACGCCGGGGCGTACGTCCACGAGACGGTCCTCTACCGCCTCGTCCGACCCCCCGGATCGGGCGACTCGGCGGAACTCGCCGCCGCGGGCGACCTCGACGCGGCGCTCTTCACCTCCTCGCTCACCGTCGCGCACTTCCTCGACGCCGCCGCGGAGCGCGGCGTGCGCGAGGCGGCCGTGGCGGGCCTGAACGAAGCCGTCGTGGGGGCGATCGGGGAACCGACCCGCGACCGGGCCGCGGCGGCGGGCGTCGAGGTCGACGTGGTGCCGGAGACGGCGACGTTCGCCGCCCTCGCGCGCGCGGCGGTGGAGCGCCTCGACGGAGACGGGAACGCGGACGCGGACGCGGACGCGGGCGGCGCGTGAGGAACCCGCTACCGGGCGACCGCCGGAACTCGCCAGGGTTATCGGGCGGCGCTCTGTATCGGCGAGACGAGGTGTTTCTGGACTCCCGTGTCGGGTGAGGGTAGCTGGCGTTCGGTCGCGGCCGTGGCGGGGTGGCAGACCGCCGCGAGCCTCTGTTACTACAGCATATTCGCCGCGACGGGGTTCGTCCGCGAGGCGTTCGACCTCTCGGCGGCGCTCGTGGGCGTCTTCCTGACGGCGGCGCTGGTCGGGTACACGGTCGCGCTCTTCCCCAGCGGCGCGGCCGTCGACGCGCTGGGCGAGAAGCGCGTGATGCTCGTCGGGCTCGCGGGACTGGCGGTCGCCGCCGTCGGCGTGTCGTTCGCGCCCTCCTACGCGCTGTTGCTCCTCGCGGGCGCGGCGCTCGGCTCGGCCTACTCGACGGCGATGCCCGCCTCGAACCGAGGGGTCGTCGCCAGCGCGCCCGCGGGCCGCGAGAACCTCGCCATGGGGCTGAAGCAGGTCGGCGTCACCGCCGGGAGCGGGGCGGCCTCGCTGGTCGTCACCGGCGTCGCGGCGGTCGCGGCGTGGCAGGCGGGCTTCTGGGTGATCGCGGCGCTCGCGGGCGGCTACGCGCTCGGCTTCCTCGTCCTCTACGACGGAAGCGACGGGTCGGGTACCGTCGCGCCGCCCGACCTCTCGGGGCTGGGCGCGAACCGCGCGTACGTCCTGCTCGTCCTCGCGGGGTTCTTCGTCGGCGCGTCGATCTTCACCACCCTGGGGTACGTCATCCTCTACGTGGAGGACGTAGTCGGCGGGAGCGTCGCCGCGGGCGGGGTCGTCCTCGCGCTCGCGCAGGTGACCGGAAGCCTGGGCCGCGTCGGCGCGGGGGGCCTCGCCGACCGACTCGGCGGCGCGCGCGGGGCGGCCACCGTCGCGCTCGCCCAGGTCGGAGTCGCCGTCGGCCTGTTCACCCTTCTCGCGCTCGGGGTTGACTCGCTCCCCGTCGCGGTCGCGCTGTTCGCGGGTATCGGCGTCTCCGTCCTCGGGGCGACGGGCGTCTTCTACTCCTGCATGAGCGACCTCGTCGAGATCGACGACATCGGCGCGGCGACCGCGGGCGGCCAGACGGCCGTCAACGTCGGCGGCATCGTCGCGCCCCCGGCGTTCGGACTGCTCGCCGACTCCGCGGGCTACGCGGCGGGGTGGAGCCTGCTCGCCGGGTGCGCCCTGCTCGCGGCGCTGCTGCTCGCGGGCGTCCGACGGCGGACGTGAGACGCCCTGATCCCCCCGCTCGACGCGTGCGGGCGCATCGACCCACTCGCCGACTCCACCCGCGCGGACACGGTCGTCGGAACGAGAGTTTAAATCGGAGACGGGTCGTACCTCCTACCGTGACCGGTCCCGTCCCCGAACTCGCAGACCGCGCCGCCGCGTGCGCCGACCGACTGCGCGAGGCCGACTCGGTCCTGCTGGCCTCCCACATCGACGCCGACGGACTCACGAGCGCCGCGATCGCGAGCACCGCGCTCGCGCGGGCGGGCATCGACTTCGAGGCGGTGTTCAAGAAGCAACTCGACGCCCACGAGATCGCCACCATCGCGGCGGCCGACTACGACACCGTCCTGTTCACCGACTTCGGGAGCGGACAGCTCGACGACGTCGTCCGCCACGAGGAGCGCGGGGACTTCACCCCCGTCGTCGCGGACCACCACCAGCCCGCGGACGCGGACACCGAGTTCCACCTCAACCCGCTGCTCTTCGGCATCGACGGCGCGAGCGAACTCTCCGGGGCGGGCGCGGCGTACGTGCTCGCGCGGGCGCTGGGCGCATCGTCGTCCGGCGCAGGCTCGCCGACCGCCGCGCACCCGCCGACCGCCGCGCACCCGCCGAACGCTGACCTCGCCGCCCTCGCCGTCGTCGGCGCGGTCGGCGACATGCAGGCCGCGGACGGCGCGCTCTCCGGTGCGAACGAGGCAATCGTCCGCGAGGGCGTCGAGGCGGGCGTGCTGGGTGAGGCGACCGACCTCGCGCTCTACGGTCGGCAGACCCGTCCCCTCCCGAAGTTACTCGAGTACGCCGACGTTCCCATCCCCGGCATCGCCAACAGCCAGTCGGGCAGCGTCGCCTTCCTCTCGGATCTCGGGTTGGACCTGAAGGAGGACGGCGAGTGGCGGACGTGGGCCTCGCTCGACGACGAGGAGCGACGGACGGTCGTGAGCGCGCTGGTTCGCCGCGCCGTCACGCGCGGCGTCCCCGCCCACCGGATCGACGGACTCGTCGGCACCTCCTACACGCTCCTCGACGAACCGACGGGGACGGAACTCCGCGACGCGAGCGAGTTCTCCACGCTCCTCAACGCCACCGCGCGCTACGAACGCGCCGACGTGGGCCTCGCGGTCTGCCTCGGCAACCGGGACGGCGCGCTCGACCGCGCGCGCGACCTGCTTCGCAACCACCGGCGCAACCTCTCGGAGGGCCTGCGCTGGGTGCAGAACGAGGGCGTCACGCGCGAGGAGCACGTCCAGTGGTTCGACGCGGGCACGCGGATCCGCGAGACGATCGTCGGCATCGTCGCCGGGATGGCCGTCGGCACGGACGGCGTCGACCGGGACGTCCCTATCGTCGCCTTCGCCGAGAAGAGCGACGAGGAGACCAAGGTCTCCGCCCGCGGCACGCACGCGCTCGTCCGCCGGGGACTCGACCTCTCGCGCGCCATGAGCGAGGCGAGCGCGTCCGTCGGCGGCAAGGGCGGCGGACACGACGTCGCGGCGGGCGCGACGATCCCCGCAGGGAGCGAGCGGGCGTTCGTCGAGTGTGTGGACCGCGTCGTCGGCCAGCAACTCGAGTAACGACGCAGAGCGCCGATTCGAGCGATCCGTTTTCCGTGACCTCTCGAGAGGCGGTAGAACGATATAAATTACATTACGCTATATGGAATCGGAATTGTACCGGGTCAATCGAGCTAACTCGACAGTACCGTCGAAACGTACGCGGTATTTCTGAATACGTTACACCGGGACCGACGTTCGATGGACAACGTATCGGTGATGGCACGGATTACGCGCCGATACTTGCATATTCGGGGCGAGGCTTACCCGCGCCAGGGGCCAACCTACGTCCATGGCAACGAACGACTTCGGCACGCTCGGATGGTTCTCGGTCGCGGGAGCGATCATCATGGGTACGCTGTACGTCCTCGACGTGACGAACGTCGCCGACTCGATCCTGGCCCCGACGCTGACGCTCATCGTCGCGATCGTCGCGGCGCTCGGAGCGTTCCTGTTCTGGGTCGGCAACGATCCCTCCGCCGACTCGGACGCGGACTCCACGGAGACGATGTAACGACCGGGCAGAAACGATCGAACCGCCGATTCTCGGCCGAGACGTCTTCCCGTCGGAGAGCTACGCGTCCGGGTCGACGACCGACTCGCCGAGCCACTGCTGGGCCCACGCCTCGATTTCGTCGAAGACGGGACAGAGCGACCGTCCCTTCTCGGTGAGGCTGTAGTAGGTCGCGATCGGCGCGTCCTCCTCGATTCGGCGGTTGACGAACCCGAGTTCCTGGAGGTCGTCGAGCACGCGCGAGAGCGTCCGCGAACTCGCGCCCGTCGAACGTTTCAGTTCGTTGAACCGCTTCTCGTCCTCCTGGAGGTCGTGAAGGACGATCAGACGCCACTGCGAACCGATCTGCTGGAGCGAGTCGATCACGAAGCACGCCTCCTCGCTGTATCGTTCCTCTCTACCCGATGGCACGGACGTCACCTGGTGACGGCTACGTCCGCGAACGCATATAGCGGTTCGGATACGTATCTGGTAACGTCGTGAAACTACTCGCCGGCGCTACGCCGGCGAACGACGCATTAGATCCATCAGATCCATCATGACCGATACGATCCCTGGAATCCATCACGTGACGTCCATCGCGAGCGACCCGCAGGCGAACGTGGACTTCTACACCGAGGTCCTCGGCCTCCGACTCGTGAAGCGGACTGTCAACTTCGACGATAAGTTCACCTACCACCTGTACTACGGCGACGAGACGGGGACGCCGGGGACGATCCTGACGTTCTTCCCGTTCGTCGGGGCGACGAAGGGGAGCGTGGGGGCGGGACAGACGACCGCGACCGCGTTCGTCGTTCCGCCCGACGCGATCGACTACTGGCTCGATCGACTCGACGACCTCGGCGTCGACCGCGACGACCCCGAGGAGCGGTTCGGCGAGACGGTGCTCCCGTTCCGTGATCACGACGGCCAGCCGCTCGAACTGGTCGCCGGTGAGTCGCCCGTCGAACCGTGGGCCGAGGGCCCCGTCCCGGCTGAGTACGCGATCCGGGGATTCCACGGCGTGACGCTCCACACGACCGACCCCGAGTCGACCGCCGCCGTCCTCGAGACGATGGGGTTCGAGCGCGAGGCGGCCGACGGCGATCGAGTGCGGTACCGCGCGTCCGGCGACCGGGCGAGCGTCGTCGACCTGCTCGCGCGGGAGGGACCGCGCGGCCGCCAGGGCGTCGGTACCGTCCACCACGTCGCTTTCCGCACCCCCGACGACGAGCGTCAGCGGGCGTGGCGCGAGCGGCTGACCGACGCCGGGCTGTCCGTCACGCCGGTGAAGGACCGTCAGTACTTCCGGTCGATCTACTTCCGCGAACCCGGCGGCGTCCTCTTCGAGATCGCCACCGACCCGCCGGGGTTCACCCGCGACGAGGACGCGGCGGAACTGGGCTCCGCCCTGAAGCTCCCGCCGTGGCTGGAGGAGGAGCGCGAGATGATAGCGGAACAACTCCCGCCGATCTCGACGCCGGGTGAGACGGCGTGAGCGACCCGCCCGGTCCCCACCAGCGCCAGCCGCTCGCCAGCGGGGGCGCGCCGCTCGACGCCGCGGACGCCGCGGTCGTGCTCGTCCACGGCCGCGGGGCCACGGCCGAGAGCATCCTGGAGATGGCGGGGGAGTTCCAGGCTCGCGGCGTCGCCTACCTCGCGCCGCAGGCGGCGGGCAACAGCTGGTACCCCTACTCCTTCCTCGCGCCCACGGAGGAGAACGAGCCCGGCCTCTCGTCGGGACTGCGGGCGGTCGGGGACGCGGTAGAGACGGCGGCGGACGCCGGAATCCCGGCGGGGCGCGT
The Halomarina pelagica DNA segment above includes these coding regions:
- the cobA gene encoding uroporphyrinogen-III C-methyltransferase; this translates as MSDDPHEPDAVGRVYLVGSGPGDPDLLTVKARRLLEEADVVLHDKLPGPDVIDLIPEGRDEDVGKRAGGERTAQEYTNERLVELAREGKTVVRLKGGDPFVFGRGGEEAEHLAASGIPFEVVPGVTSAVAGPGVAGIPVTHRDHASSVTFVTGHEDPTKAESAVNWEALAATGGTLVVLMGVGRLPDYVGALRAAGMAPETPVALIERATWPDQRVAVGTLATIVEVRDREGIEPPAITVVGEVAATRERVADFLENEVNDR
- a CDS encoding ring-cleaving dioxygenase, translated to MMTDTIPGIHHVTSIASDPQANVDFYTEVLGLRLVKRTVNFDDKFTYHLYYGDETGTPGTILTFFPFVGATKGSVGAGQTTATAFVVPPDAIDYWLDRLDDLGVDRDDPEERFGETVLPFRDHDGQPLELVAGESPVEPWAEGPVPAEYAIRGFHGVTLHTTDPESTAAVLETMGFEREAADGDRVRYRASGDRASVVDLLAREGPRGRQGVGTVHHVAFRTPDDERQRAWRERLTDAGLSVTPVKDRQYFRSIYFREPGGVLFEIATDPPGFTRDEDAAELGSALKLPPWLEEEREMIAEQLPPISTPGETA
- a CDS encoding winged helix-turn-helix transcriptional regulator — encoded protein: MPSGREERYSEEACFVIDSLQQIGSQWRLIVLHDLQEDEKRFNELKRSTGASSRTLSRVLDDLQELGFVNRRIEEDAPIATYYSLTEKGRSLCPVFDEIEAWAQQWLGESVVDPDA
- a CDS encoding single-stranded-DNA-specific exonuclease RecJ; the protein is MTGPVPELADRAAACADRLREADSVLLASHIDADGLTSAAIASTALARAGIDFEAVFKKQLDAHEIATIAAADYDTVLFTDFGSGQLDDVVRHEERGDFTPVVADHHQPADADTEFHLNPLLFGIDGASELSGAGAAYVLARALGASSSGAGSPTAAHPPTAAHPPNADLAALAVVGAVGDMQAADGALSGANEAIVREGVEAGVLGEATDLALYGRQTRPLPKLLEYADVPIPGIANSQSGSVAFLSDLGLDLKEDGEWRTWASLDDEERRTVVSALVRRAVTRGVPAHRIDGLVGTSYTLLDEPTGTELRDASEFSTLLNATARYERADVGLAVCLGNRDGALDRARDLLRNHRRNLSEGLRWVQNEGVTREEHVQWFDAGTRIRETIVGIVAGMAVGTDGVDRDVPIVAFAEKSDEETKVSARGTHALVRRGLDLSRAMSEASASVGGKGGGHDVAAGATIPAGSERAFVECVDRVVGQQLE
- a CDS encoding MFS transporter, with the translated sequence MSGEGSWRSVAAVAGWQTAASLCYYSIFAATGFVREAFDLSAALVGVFLTAALVGYTVALFPSGAAVDALGEKRVMLVGLAGLAVAAVGVSFAPSYALLLLAGAALGSAYSTAMPASNRGVVASAPAGRENLAMGLKQVGVTAGSGAASLVVTGVAAVAAWQAGFWVIAALAGGYALGFLVLYDGSDGSGTVAPPDLSGLGANRAYVLLVLAGFFVGASIFTTLGYVILYVEDVVGGSVAAGGVVLALAQVTGSLGRVGAGGLADRLGGARGAATVALAQVGVAVGLFTLLALGVDSLPVAVALFAGIGVSVLGATGVFYSCMSDLVEIDDIGAATAGGQTAVNVGGIVAPPAFGLLADSAGYAAGWSLLAGCALLAALLLAGVRRRT
- a CDS encoding uroporphyrinogen-III synthase, whose product is MHRVAVFRPNDERLARACDLLCDLDAVPVADPMLAVEPTGATPREDADYVVLTSKTGAELVAEAGWRPADDATVCAIGERTADALRRAGYRVDLVPEEFSSSGLVAALRDRAAGARVEVARSDHGSPVLTDGLNDAGAYVHETVLYRLVRPPGSGDSAELAAAGDLDAALFTSSLTVAHFLDAAAERGVREAAVAGLNEAVVGAIGEPTRDRAAAAGVEVDVVPETATFAALARAAVERLDGDGNADADADAGGA
- the hemC gene encoding hydroxymethylbilane synthase encodes the protein MTTRGQTLRLATRGSTLALRQAGEVRAALESPRRTVELVEVETRGDQIRDELIHRLGKTGAFVRSLDEEVLAGEVDAAVHSMKDMPTEFPEDLVVAGVPARASARDVLVTPDGTALADLPDGATVGTGSLRRKAQLLAARPDLDVRPLRGNVDTRAEKLLAPSLQREHEARLEAEEAEEGEEADGTDERTTEEWFDGLSELERRALGREVETAFDAVVLAEAGLYRSGLTNHLSFQQLSPTTFVPAAGQGALAVTASDPDVIGRLHDALDHPPTRVTTTVERTVLKHLGGGCIAPIGVHARLQGEHVAVVVRVLAPDGSEEVRETRSLSVEKHPEEARRFAEALRERGAADLIEDARRTTAGTREE